AAAATACACTAGGAACATACACTGATAAGAGAAGGGTGTTGGGTGGCAGGCTGCGCCCCCTCCCTCTTTGAGACATCACTGAAGTGCGTGGACCAGGAACAGTGTGGTGTCTCCTGATCCATAAATCCTAGCGCTGGCTGTCTCCAGGGTGGCGGGGGATCCACTGTCACCTGGAGGAGCCACCTCAAGGAGCCAGCTCCTCCGTAGCTTTCCCTCAGTGAGTAAAGAGGCTGTTCTCCCCAAAggctgggactcctggatggaAGTATGTCCTGCGTGTGTGACACACTGTTCTTCTCCCTCCCAAGTCCCTCTACCCCGAACCATGTCCCAGGAAAAAACCCTTTACCTTTCTCTCTGCACCACTGTTCCTGTGCCTGCTGCTTTTAGCATAGGAGGGATGAGGGGTGGAAGCACTTGCCCAACCCCAGGCaagtgtctgcctgtgtctctgcctctctctctctctctctgtctctcatgaataaataaataaaatcttttaaaaaaaaaaaacaaaaacaaaacacttgccCATGTCACCACCACATCCATTCCACACCCCCAACTGCCATGGAAGAGAGATGACAAAGGACAGAGGCAGCATGCCAtgcaccaggtgccccaaatgccCCTACACTGCTGCCTGGCCCTTGGAGAGCTTCCCTTACCAAAACCTTTGTTGCTCTTCCCAACCTTCTCCCACTTCTAGAATCCCTGAAGGAGGGAGGGGTAGGCCTGACAGACAAAGGAAGGCCCTCTGCTGGCAAGGCTGGGACCCTCTGTGTCCCAGGAGGTTCTGGGGAAGGCTGGTTGCCAGGAGCCTTTGGGGTCCAGATCCCAAGAGTCTTTGAATGAGGGGCAGTGAGTGGCAGAAGAGGGAAGGGCATTAGGAAACACTGAAGCTATCCTTGAAGTGCCAGGTGTCTAAGGGgccctggaagaaatggaaagagttaTGGATGGAAGCGCCTGTCGTCTTGAGTGCTGTTATCCAGGGCCAGCAGCCCTGCTGGCCATGACCAGCTGCAGGCCAggcttgctgctgctgctgactATTCATTTTGGACCCTCGAAGGCTCAGCACTGGTCCCATGGCTGTACCCTGGAGGAAAGCGAGGTTCCAGCTCAGCCCAGCCACCCCCACATGCCCCCCAGGTGGGTTAAAGGTATCCCCCGCCTGAGTGGGAGGAAGAAGGTATTGGCTGGGGCTCCTTCACCTACTGTGAGCCTAGGGTGGGAGCAGTGGGCAGGCCACAGCCTTGGCTCCTTTCTGAGGAAGGGTCCTGGGCACTGCAGCAAACAGCCCAGACCAGACCGCCCATAACCTCCCAAGCAATGCCCTGGCTCCCCCTGAGAACAGTGTGCCCTGGGAGGGCAGAACTACAGGCTGGTGGCCCCTCTGTAGAAAGCAGCACCTGGTGCAAACACTGCTAGTAAGTACAGGGAGAGGCCTGGCATTGGCCAGCAGGGGCCATTGTGGCTAAGAACTTGTTGGGGGATATGTGGACAAAAGGGGGGGTAATGAGCTAAAACTAAGATGACCCCTGGGCACGCAGCAGGATGCCATCTGCTATCCTTCCTATTTCCCAGAATTCTAGACAATTTATAAGATACTTATGTTAAATTAAAAGAAGTAACTAGTGGAGTGGAGAGAATTCTACTGAAAACCTCCACAAGACAGTGGCTGTACTAGGGTCCTCCAGGCTTCTTTCTTGTCAAGAGAAGCCCATATGTCCGGAGGTGAGCAGCCCCTCAGTGAAAAGAGGTGAGGGGTGTGAACTTCCACTATTAGGTAAGGGGGTCCCAAGAACCAAGGCTGACGCACTAGAAATGCAGTGATTGCAGAAGACCAGTGTGCAGCGAtggattattattactattttgcatttattttaaagtgcACGGGAAAGCCATAactgaaggagaaaaagtaaattCGTATTAGGCAAAAACATTACGTAATTTAAGTTGTTGTGAGCTCAGGTTTTTACAAACCAGGTTTGTTTGGGGTGGGCAACGCCCAGGGGCTCCAGAGCCCCTACGCTGGGTTCCCTAGCCAGCAAGCGGGTCCTCAGGATGAGAGAGCAAGCTGGCCGCCTGGCGGACCAGGTCGGGAGGGGTGAGGGCGGGCAAGGTCGCAGGCGGGCAGCCTGGTGACCAGGGCGTCCTCTGAAATGATCACCTCCTCCCCCCACAGACTGGACCTAGAGCACCGCGCCCTGTCGCCCTCCAATAAAGAGATACGAAGCCCCTGAAGCTGCTGCTTCGAGCTCTCTCCTCTGTCCCGTCCCCCGCCCACGCGCACTGAGACTATCCAGCGCGGGGGTTGGAGGGACGTGGGCCCCGCCCGCCGGCGGGAGggacgcggggcggggcggggcggggcggggcggggcggggcggggcaggcccTGCAGGGAGGGTGCGGCCAAGGCCCGCGGGCCCGAGGACCACGCGGAGGTGTGCAtgcgcgcgcccgccccgccctacgggctcccggggtggggggcggggcccgcggaCTACACGTCCCGTGGTGCCCCGCGGTCGTCTCCGGGCCCCGTGATGCCCTGCGGCGCGCCGGAAGCGGGAGGCTTCGGCCATGCTTTGCGCGCTGAGAGTTTGGGGCGCGGGTCCCCGGTGGGGGCCTCCGGCCCCGCTGCTGCTCCTCGTGCGCGGCCGCAAGACCCGCCACGACCTTCCGGCCAAGTCCAAGGTCGGGCGCGTGGCGACCCCGCCCACGGTGGATCCCGTAGAGTTCTTCGTGCTGACGGAGCGTTACCGGCAGTATCGCCAGACGGTGCGCGCCCTCAGGTGTGTGACGAGGGGAGGCGGCCGCCGGCGCCGTGGGCTGTGAGGCGGAGAGGGCGGGCGGAGAGGGTGCCGACTGCGGGCCTGTCTCCGCCCAGGCTGGAGTTCGTGACTGAGGTGCGGAAGAAGGCGCACGAGGCCCGGGCCGGGGTCTTGGCAGAGCGCAAGGCGCTGAAGGATGCCACCGAGCATCGCGACCTGATGGCCTGGAACCAGGCGGAGAACCAGCGGCTCCACGAGCTGCGGTGAGTGGGCCGGGAGGCGGGGCAGGCCGCTGGTGCGCGGGGCAGACCCAGCCGCGCGCAGTCTCAGCCTCTTGccctcgcccccaccccaggTTAGCGAGGCTGCGGCAGGAGGCGCGGGAGCAGCAGCAGcgacaggcggaggaagaagcccGGCGGGCCCGAGAGGCCCAGGCCTGGGCGCAGCTCAAGGAGCAGGAAGTGCTGCAGCTGCAGGTGGGTCGCGTCTCCGGGCCTGGAGCTAAGGGCCGGGAACAACTCCTGGGCGGCAGTCCTGGGCGCGGCGCAGTGGGACACTGGCCCTCGCACTGAGGGAGCGAGCAGCCTTGAGTCTCAGTTAGCAGGTGAGGATTTGGGAGAGGAGTGCAAAGAGAGTGACGGGCGCAGACACCCAGAGGTGAGAGTTGACATTAGAATTGTAAAGTATCCGAGTAGCTAGGTGGTGGTAAGCCCGCCTCTATACCCCGGAAGGGCCCCCAGTTCCACAAGgagtttgtattttgttttgcgGGTATAGTCATTGAAGTGTTAATATTTTGGGCTAGGGTGGCAGATGTGAGACTAAAAAGCAGGGAGACCATTTGGGAGTGATCCAGTAAGAGTGGATGAGGTCTGAATTAAAGTA
This portion of the Vulpes lagopus strain Blue_001 chromosome 18, ASM1834538v1, whole genome shotgun sequence genome encodes:
- the LOC121478316 gene encoding LOW QUALITY PROTEIN: progonadoliberin-2 (The sequence of the model RefSeq protein was modified relative to this genomic sequence to represent the inferred CDS: inserted 1 base in 1 codon), yielding MERVMDGSACRLECCYPGPAALLAMTSCRPGLLLLLTIHFGPSKAQHWSHGXYPGGKRGSSSAQPPPHAPQVGRVLGTAANSPDQTAHNLPSNALAPPENSVPWEGRTTGWWPLCRKQHLVQTLLVSTGRGLALASRGHCG
- the MRPS26 gene encoding 28S ribosomal protein S26, mitochondrial; amino-acid sequence: MLCALRVWGAGPRWGPPAPLLLLVRGRKTRHDLPAKSKVGRVATPPTVDPVEFFVLTERYRQYRQTVRALRLEFVTEVRKKAHEARAGVLAERKALKDATEHRDLMAWNQAENQRLHELRLARLRQEAREQQQRQAEEEARRAREAQAWAQLKEQEVLQLQEEAKNFITRENLEARVEEALDSPPKSYNWAITREGLVVRPQHKGS